The following coding sequences lie in one Frigoribacterium sp. SL97 genomic window:
- a CDS encoding TolB family protein — translation MTRDHPAGRNHKNYLHGVSPDGATLSVIVGALPAPVDDPDDEEARAGWRTNVALVSLADGATTPVTDDEHPDDGAEFSPDGAWLWANSERASEGVAGHAQLFRSRLDGGDVVQVTDDERVNWFPHVSPDGSTLLWVSFEPGTLGHPENRDVVLRTLPLGPDGLPVPGRAPRDVLALFGGQGTINVPCWAPDSARFACADYPSA, via the coding sequence GTGACGCGCGACCACCCCGCGGGCCGCAACCACAAGAACTACCTGCACGGCGTCTCGCCCGACGGTGCCACGCTCAGCGTGATCGTCGGCGCCCTGCCGGCGCCGGTCGACGACCCGGACGACGAGGAGGCGCGGGCCGGCTGGCGCACGAACGTCGCCCTGGTCTCGCTCGCCGACGGCGCGACCACGCCGGTGACCGACGACGAGCACCCCGACGACGGGGCCGAGTTCTCTCCGGACGGGGCGTGGCTGTGGGCGAACTCGGAGCGCGCCTCCGAGGGGGTCGCCGGCCACGCGCAGCTCTTCCGGAGCCGCCTGGACGGCGGAGACGTCGTGCAGGTGACCGACGACGAACGGGTCAACTGGTTCCCGCACGTGTCGCCCGACGGCTCGACGCTGCTCTGGGTGTCGTTCGAGCCCGGTACGCTCGGCCACCCCGAGAACCGCGACGTCGTGCTGCGCACCCTGCCCCTCGGTCCCGACGGCCTGCCCGTGCCGGGCCGGGCGCCGCGCGACGTGCTCGCCCTCTTCGGCGGCCAGGGCACGATCAACGTGCCCTGCTGGGCCCCGGACTCGGCTCGTTTCGCCTGCGCCGACTACCCGTCCGCCTGA
- a CDS encoding response regulator transcription factor, which produces MLGDVTTTTPATASAPRLTRADGTPLRVLVVDDENSLTDLLSMALRYEGWDVKAASDGQAALATAREFKPDAIVLDWMLPDIDGIQVLGRLRSSGDDTPILFLTAKDSVEDRVSGLTAGGDDYVTKPFSLEEVVARLRGLIRRSASAISEAGDSRIVVGDLVLDEESYEVTRAGREIELTATEFELLRFLMRNPRRVLSKAQILDRVWSYDFGGKSSVVEIYISYLRKKIDVGEEPMIHTVRGVGYVIKPTS; this is translated from the coding sequence ATACTTGGAGACGTGACCACAACGACCCCCGCCACCGCCTCGGCCCCCCGCCTCACCCGTGCCGACGGAACGCCCCTCCGAGTCCTCGTCGTGGACGACGAGAACAGTCTCACCGACCTGCTCTCGATGGCCCTCCGCTACGAGGGATGGGACGTCAAGGCGGCCTCCGACGGTCAGGCGGCCCTCGCCACGGCGCGCGAGTTCAAGCCCGACGCGATCGTGCTCGACTGGATGCTGCCCGACATCGACGGCATCCAGGTGCTGGGTCGACTGCGGTCGAGCGGTGACGACACCCCGATCCTGTTCCTCACCGCGAAGGACAGCGTCGAGGACCGCGTGTCGGGTCTCACCGCCGGGGGCGACGACTACGTCACCAAGCCGTTCTCGCTCGAAGAGGTCGTGGCCCGCCTGCGCGGCCTGATCCGCCGGTCGGCCTCGGCCATCAGCGAGGCGGGCGACTCGCGCATCGTCGTCGGCGACCTCGTGCTCGACGAGGAGAGCTACGAGGTGACGCGCGCCGGTCGCGAGATCGAGCTGACCGCGACCGAGTTCGAGCTGCTGCGCTTCCTGATGCGCAACCCGCGCCGCGTGCTGAGCAAGGCGCAGATCCTCGACCGGGTCTGGAGCTACGACTTCGGCGGCAAGTCCAGCGTCGTCGAGATCTACATCTCGTACCTGCGCAAGAAGATCGACGTCGGCGAAGAGCCGATGATCCACACCGTGCGCGGCGTCGGTTACGTGATCAAGCCCACGTCGTGA
- a CDS encoding sugar phosphate isomerase/epimerase family protein: MAESSRPVTLFTGQWADLPFEEVAALAAGWGYDGLEIAASGDHLDLERADQDDAYLRSRLDVLERHGLGVWAISNHLTGQAVCDDPIDFRHQAIVRPSTWGDGEPEGVRQRAAEDMKRAARVARKMGVDTVVGFTGSKIWPYVAMFPPVPASVIDAGYQDFADRWNPILDVFDAVGVRFAHEVHPSEIAYDHWTSVRALEAIEHRSAFGFNWDPSHMLWQGVDTVSFITDFADRIFHVDCKDTRIKPVSGRSGVLGSHLPWGDPRRGWDFVSTGHGDMKWEDAFRALDAIGYDGPISIEWEDAGMDRLHGAPEALAYIRSLLWRRPSASFDAAFSNQ; encoded by the coding sequence ATGGCCGAGAGCTCCCGCCCCGTCACCCTGTTCACCGGCCAGTGGGCCGACCTGCCCTTCGAGGAGGTCGCGGCACTCGCCGCCGGGTGGGGCTACGACGGCCTCGAGATCGCCGCGTCGGGCGACCACCTCGACCTCGAGCGCGCCGACCAGGACGACGCGTACCTGCGGTCGCGACTCGACGTGCTCGAGCGGCACGGCCTGGGGGTCTGGGCGATCTCGAACCACCTGACCGGGCAGGCGGTCTGCGACGACCCGATCGACTTCCGGCACCAGGCGATCGTGCGCCCGTCCACCTGGGGTGACGGCGAGCCCGAGGGCGTCCGGCAGCGGGCCGCGGAGGACATGAAGCGGGCGGCGCGGGTGGCCCGCAAGATGGGCGTCGACACCGTCGTCGGCTTCACCGGCTCGAAGATCTGGCCCTACGTGGCGATGTTCCCGCCGGTCCCGGCGAGCGTGATCGACGCCGGCTACCAGGACTTCGCCGACCGCTGGAACCCCATCCTCGACGTGTTCGACGCCGTGGGCGTCCGGTTCGCCCACGAGGTGCACCCGAGCGAGATCGCCTACGACCACTGGACGAGCGTCCGGGCGCTCGAGGCCATCGAGCACCGGTCGGCCTTCGGCTTCAACTGGGACCCCTCGCACATGCTCTGGCAGGGGGTCGACACGGTGTCGTTCATCACCGACTTCGCCGACCGGATCTTCCACGTCGACTGCAAGGACACCCGCATCAAGCCCGTCAGCGGGCGCTCGGGCGTGCTCGGCTCCCACCTGCCCTGGGGCGACCCCCGCCGGGGCTGGGACTTCGTCTCGACCGGCCACGGCGACATGAAGTGGGAGGACGCCTTCCGCGCCCTCGACGCGATCGGCTACGACGGCCCGATCTCGATCGAGTGGGAGGACGCCGGCATGGACCGGCTGCACGGCGCCCCCGAGGCGCTCGCCTACATCCGCTCACTCCTCTGGAGGCGACCGAGCGCCTCCTTCGACGCCGCCTTCTCGAACCAGTGA
- a CDS encoding sensor histidine kinase, with product MSDALPARVGSRLRGLVGRAPGLAGPLTLRNRLILSIVALVVLLTIVIGSVSVFVLQASLMRQLDDELEGATGRSVPMVNAQGSTSRPYLTPDGDDLSGPRQSPGTFTAVVVNGTVVAAYQVEQSGRVVTPRLTDDLTSVVTTVAGSTAPESVSLGSALGSYRVESLAVGYQTTTTSGSLATTPAYLVVGLPTSSVDRTITVMVVTILAVTLIGLAVAIAIAYGVVRSALRPLERMSDTALRVAELPLDRGEVALAERVDEADADTRTEVGRVGASLNRMLGHVAGALEARQQSENKVRQFVADASHELRTPLASVRGYAELTRRMNTGLPDDVVYAMGRIESESLRMTSLVEDLLLLARLDEGRDLVTGDVDLTRVVLDTVNDAHVAGPTHDVDVYVPDEPVTVSGDAMRLHQIVANLLTNVRTHTPDGTHVHVSLTVDDTSGEAVVSVADDGPGIDPAVLPVLFERFARADSSRSRKAGSTGLGLAIVQAVVHSHGGTVDVASSAGGATFTVRLPLATPADAPHHEAEEARLA from the coding sequence GTGAGCGATGCCCTGCCCGCCCGGGTGGGCTCGCGCCTCCGGGGCCTGGTGGGCCGGGCGCCCGGTCTCGCCGGGCCGCTCACGCTGCGCAACCGCCTGATCCTCAGCATCGTCGCGCTCGTGGTGCTGCTGACCATCGTGATCGGCTCGGTCAGCGTCTTCGTGCTCCAGGCGTCGCTCATGCGTCAGCTCGACGACGAGCTCGAGGGGGCGACGGGCCGCTCCGTGCCCATGGTGAACGCGCAGGGCTCGACGAGCCGGCCCTACCTGACGCCCGACGGCGACGACCTCTCGGGCCCGCGGCAGTCGCCCGGCACCTTCACGGCCGTCGTCGTGAACGGGACGGTCGTGGCGGCGTACCAGGTCGAGCAGTCGGGCCGGGTCGTCACGCCGCGCCTGACCGACGACCTGACCTCGGTCGTGACGACGGTCGCCGGCTCGACCGCGCCCGAGTCCGTCTCGCTCGGGTCGGCGCTGGGGTCGTACCGGGTGGAGTCGCTCGCGGTCGGCTACCAGACGACCACCACGTCGGGCTCCCTCGCCACCACGCCGGCGTACCTCGTCGTCGGTCTGCCGACGAGCAGCGTCGACCGCACCATCACGGTCATGGTGGTCACGATCCTCGCGGTGACCCTCATCGGCCTCGCGGTCGCGATCGCGATCGCCTACGGGGTCGTGCGGAGCGCCCTCCGCCCGCTCGAGCGCATGTCCGACACGGCGCTGCGGGTCGCCGAACTGCCGCTCGACCGTGGCGAGGTGGCCCTCGCGGAACGCGTCGACGAGGCCGACGCCGACACCCGCACCGAGGTCGGCCGCGTCGGTGCCTCGCTCAACCGCATGCTGGGCCACGTGGCCGGGGCCCTCGAGGCCCGTCAGCAGAGCGAGAACAAGGTGCGGCAGTTCGTGGCCGACGCCTCGCACGAGCTGCGCACCCCGCTCGCGTCGGTCCGCGGCTACGCCGAGCTGACCCGCCGCATGAACACCGGACTGCCCGACGACGTGGTCTACGCCATGGGCCGCATCGAGTCGGAGTCGCTGCGGATGACCTCGCTCGTCGAGGACCTCCTGCTGCTCGCCCGCCTCGACGAGGGCCGCGACCTCGTCACGGGCGACGTCGACCTGACCAGGGTCGTGCTCGACACGGTCAACGACGCCCACGTGGCCGGACCCACGCACGACGTCGACGTGTACGTGCCCGACGAGCCGGTGACCGTGTCGGGCGACGCCATGCGCCTGCACCAGATCGTCGCGAACCTGTTGACGAACGTGCGCACCCACACGCCCGACGGCACCCACGTGCACGTCTCGCTCACGGTCGACGACACGTCGGGGGAGGCCGTCGTCTCGGTCGCCGACGACGGGCCGGGCATCGACCCGGCCGTGCTGCCCGTGCTGTTCGAGCGGTTCGCCCGCGCCGACAGCTCGCGGTCGCGGAAGGCCGGCTCCACGGGTCTCGGCCTCGCGATCGTCCAGGCGGTCGTCCACTCCCACGGCGGCACCGTCGACGTCGCGAGCTCGGCCGGGGGAGCGACCTTCACCGTCCGCCTGCCGCTCGCGACGCCCGCGGACGCACCCCACCACGAAGCCGAGGAGGCGCGACTTGCGTGA